The following proteins come from a genomic window of Candidatus Protochlamydia phocaeensis:
- the sctE gene encoding type III secretion system translocon subunit SctE: MSISQQFGMPDFTSIGQKVDQPPIAELPFQAFEKSLDSMGAFSFAPLHFAPFAPYDSSSSTPILEPQAQGSSKGPMPYGPTEQKMVKYFFSDQVLAQLQHNSSFTPDQAKTIFNAVMEGNPLPDPVLNSIAANISVLVTKKTIDEGNLPQTWTITSTDAKDWTPLPIQPYGETEQAQIGAYYDQALSDQATAYLEQHIGDLTPEQTQHLITALQTGQISSDIADIYVNVSQNARIETQTAFGLPSTWFKGTANVDDWSPINLGIITPSKVAEAKISDLLDHAEQVLKDIQNATTTLLAGLTANSPIRGALTDFLKIIGEAIRDLKTALRQLQVKDAEKTEQNSKAKFSELADRQIRAGEQMDKMMQMEAKQKSMKGFGLAMKIMGPIISAIVTVVSTIIGIIIAAATLGVGTPAAIAFIAVGAGISLAIGTALTVYSVVDSATNLTQKLVKLFDNTIKAMMPNSPEWAQKLVKAAIIIAAVVLLTAIVIIAAVLAFATGSGESAAVNATTQAVIMAITKAILQGVQQMAAALAAALLMSSNALPELISSILKAAGVGKEGQQAAAILISIATMLAITVAMAALSAASGAAGKQAASAATEGVETASKGIGERLKEAMDSIVQQAKDIMARVKEFLTDSLADKVKTIVDYFKASGLQLLNTIVKTIPMAVQGVASIVNASMNLVVYKLLLDIGELTAAEDLLKSLIEALEKLLKNLQAGMSTRNDFIVQLQQTFGHIYNAANQNYGKLAQALQG, translated from the coding sequence ATGTCCATTAGTCAACAGTTTGGCATGCCAGATTTTACATCGATAGGCCAAAAAGTAGATCAACCGCCTATTGCCGAATTGCCGTTTCAGGCTTTTGAAAAGTCACTCGATAGCATGGGGGCTTTTAGCTTTGCCCCTTTGCACTTCGCCCCCTTTGCACCTTACGACTCTAGTAGCTCTACCCCTATTTTAGAACCGCAAGCACAGGGTTCCTCAAAGGGTCCGATGCCCTATGGGCCAACCGAGCAGAAAATGGTTAAATACTTTTTCTCCGATCAGGTGCTTGCGCAATTACAACACAACAGTTCTTTTACACCTGATCAAGCAAAAACTATTTTTAACGCTGTTATGGAAGGCAATCCCTTGCCAGACCCCGTTCTTAATTCGATTGCAGCGAATATCAGCGTCCTGGTTACCAAAAAAACCATTGATGAAGGCAACCTTCCTCAAACTTGGACGATTACTTCTACGGATGCAAAGGACTGGACTCCGCTTCCCATTCAGCCCTACGGTGAGACTGAACAAGCTCAGATCGGCGCATACTATGACCAGGCCTTGTCGGATCAAGCAACTGCCTATCTGGAGCAGCACATAGGAGATCTTACCCCTGAACAAACCCAGCATCTAATAACAGCCCTTCAAACAGGACAGATCTCTTCCGATATTGCCGACATTTATGTTAATGTAAGCCAAAATGCGCGGATAGAAACGCAAACGGCTTTTGGTTTGCCAAGTACTTGGTTTAAAGGAACGGCCAATGTAGATGATTGGAGTCCTATCAATTTGGGTATTATCACGCCCAGCAAAGTCGCAGAAGCTAAAATTTCAGATTTGCTAGATCATGCCGAACAAGTCCTAAAAGACATTCAAAACGCCACCACTACTTTATTGGCGGGATTGACGGCAAATAGCCCCATTCGCGGCGCTCTTACGGATTTTCTTAAAATCATCGGCGAAGCCATTCGGGATTTAAAAACAGCTTTAAGGCAATTGCAAGTAAAGGATGCAGAAAAGACCGAGCAGAATTCTAAAGCTAAATTTTCGGAATTGGCAGACCGCCAAATCCGCGCAGGCGAGCAAATGGACAAGATGATGCAAATGGAAGCCAAGCAAAAAAGCATGAAAGGCTTCGGCTTGGCCATGAAAATTATGGGCCCTATCATCTCGGCAATTGTCACTGTAGTCTCAACCATTATTGGGATCATCATCGCCGCTGCCACACTTGGCGTTGGAACGCCTGCAGCCATTGCCTTTATTGCTGTGGGTGCCGGTATCTCCCTTGCCATTGGAACGGCCTTAACTGTCTATTCCGTCGTCGACAGCGCGACTAATTTGACTCAGAAGCTGGTCAAACTTTTTGATAATACCATTAAAGCCATGATGCCCAATTCTCCCGAGTGGGCGCAAAAACTCGTCAAAGCGGCCATTATTATTGCCGCTGTTGTCTTGTTAACCGCAATTGTCATCATTGCCGCCGTTCTAGCCTTTGCAACCGGATCAGGAGAATCAGCAGCCGTCAATGCCACAACCCAAGCTGTGATAATGGCTATCACCAAAGCCATTTTGCAAGGCGTACAGCAAATGGCCGCTGCCTTAGCTGCCGCCCTTTTGATGAGTTCGAACGCTTTGCCGGAACTCATATCCTCTATTCTCAAAGCGGCAGGTGTCGGCAAAGAAGGCCAGCAAGCCGCAGCCATTCTCATCTCGATTGCAACTATGCTCGCCATTACAGTCGCAATGGCCGCTTTATCCGCCGCTTCCGGAGCAGCTGGCAAACAAGCCGCCTCTGCTGCGACTGAGGGCGTAGAAACGGCGAGTAAGGGCATTGGAGAAAGACTTAAAGAAGCCATGGATTCCATCGTCCAACAGGCAAAAGATATCATGGCTAGAGTAAAAGAATTCCTTACAGACTCTTTGGCAGACAAGGTGAAGACAATCGTCGACTATTTTAAAGCCAGCGGATTGCAATTGCTCAATACCATCGTCAAAACAATCCCAATGGCCGTTCAAGGCGTGGCCAGCATCGTCAATGCATCCATGAATCTTGTCGTTTACAAATTGCTTCTCGATATCGGCGAATTGACTGCTGCTGAAGATCTCTTAAAATCCTTAATTGAAGCCTTAGAAAAATTGCTCAAAAATCTTCAAGCCGGAATGTCGACACGCAATGATTTCATTGTCCAGCTGCAGCAAACTTTTGGCCATATTTATAACGCAGCCAACCAAAATTATGGCAAACTGGCACAAGCCTTGCAAGGCTAA
- the sctE gene encoding type III secretion system translocon subunit SctE, whose amino-acid sequence MGTDITGGNYSSNDSFGFFTTQGQGQQGGTGSVTDGNQAQIQFNIFAQGNDTISSLVTASFLAATLEFGFKDVYSAPEGSPTLSQPDPDNQPAVSPYGSTEQKMIKQFFSDQVTTLLQQTNLSSDEALAVYNSIINGTPLSDPNLSNIAASISQQATQTTIDEGNLPDSWTINSTDPNDWTPQPIQPYGDNQQTEINEYYDQTLLNNATNFLEQNALELTPDQAINLMNAIKTGQVSSDIADIYIQLSQQARVETQTAFGLPSTWFRGTTSVDDWKPINVGIVTPGKVAAAKLQDLLNNADQVLSDTQAAAKKLLDGPPPLPANDPLRGALTDFLKVIGDAIRNLKATLRELQVKDAETSKENSKAKFSELADRRIRAKEQEEKMEKMMKKQKEMKSLGIAMKIIGPIIAALATLIGALIAIASLGTATAAGVALIAAGITVGIAMTAYSIADSVTGCTQKLVEAFTKALDNMMPDAPDWAKTLVKVIIIAAIVAVLAVVIAIAMATGGGEGAATNMATQAVAQTVREAVIETIKQMAIQLMVMVIMSSNALPELVGNILKAAGVDKQGQAIAQAIVMAITLLAVIIAMGKMSGGGATQGADEAAQTTTQAAEDSVKSFSQRATELLEKIKDMPGDFANSVKEQVKALKEMSGLSYLNAAVKTAPLAVQAGAGIANGVMNLKVHDLLLQIGDLQAAEDLLKALIAALEKLLKNIQTGMTDRDGFIQQLQQVFSHIYNAATQSYGKLFQALQG is encoded by the coding sequence ATGGGAACTGATATTACAGGTGGTAATTATTCATCAAATGATTCGTTTGGCTTTTTTACCACTCAAGGGCAAGGACAGCAGGGTGGAACGGGAAGCGTCACAGACGGAAATCAAGCGCAAATTCAATTTAATATCTTTGCACAAGGAAATGACACCATTTCTTCTCTTGTAACCGCCTCTTTCTTAGCTGCTACTTTAGAGTTTGGTTTTAAAGATGTGTATAGCGCTCCTGAAGGGTCTCCAACGCTATCGCAACCTGATCCAGATAATCAACCCGCAGTATCGCCTTATGGATCAACCGAACAAAAAATGATCAAGCAGTTTTTTTCCGATCAAGTCACTACGCTCCTACAACAAACCAATCTTTCAAGCGACGAAGCGCTGGCTGTTTATAATTCCATCATTAACGGCACACCTTTATCCGATCCAAATTTGAGCAATATCGCCGCCTCTATTAGTCAACAAGCCACACAAACAACAATTGACGAGGGCAATCTGCCCGATTCTTGGACAATTAATTCGACAGATCCTAATGACTGGACTCCCCAGCCGATCCAGCCTTATGGCGATAACCAACAGACAGAAATCAATGAATACTACGATCAAACCTTATTAAATAATGCAACCAATTTTTTGGAACAAAATGCTCTTGAATTGACTCCGGATCAAGCCATCAATTTGATGAATGCAATTAAAACCGGTCAAGTCTCTTCGGATATTGCCGATATTTACATTCAATTAAGCCAACAAGCGCGCGTAGAGACTCAGACAGCCTTTGGCCTTCCTAGCACCTGGTTCCGCGGAACAACCAGTGTCGATGACTGGAAGCCCATCAATGTCGGCATCGTTACGCCAGGCAAGGTAGCTGCCGCTAAGCTGCAGGACTTGCTCAATAATGCCGATCAAGTCTTAAGCGATACGCAAGCGGCTGCCAAAAAACTCTTGGATGGCCCTCCACCCCTACCAGCAAATGATCCGCTCCGTGGAGCTTTGACAGACTTCCTTAAAGTCATCGGAGATGCGATTAGGAACTTGAAGGCAACTTTAAGGGAACTCCAAGTAAAAGACGCCGAAACATCCAAAGAAAACTCTAAAGCGAAATTCTCCGAATTAGCCGACCGCCGCATCCGAGCGAAAGAGCAGGAAGAGAAGATGGAAAAAATGATGAAGAAGCAAAAGGAGATGAAATCGCTGGGAATTGCCATGAAGATCATCGGTCCGATTATTGCCGCATTGGCAACATTGATTGGTGCTCTCATCGCGATTGCGAGCTTGGGTACAGCGACCGCGGCCGGCGTTGCGCTAATTGCTGCCGGTATTACGGTCGGTATCGCCATGACTGCCTATTCGATTGCCGATAGCGTCACAGGCTGTACGCAAAAACTGGTTGAAGCCTTTACGAAGGCTTTGGACAACATGATGCCGGATGCTCCGGACTGGGCAAAGACACTGGTCAAGGTCATTATTATTGCAGCCATCGTAGCAGTTTTGGCAGTCGTCATTGCAATCGCCATGGCAACAGGCGGAGGCGAAGGCGCGGCGACCAATATGGCCACTCAAGCCGTTGCCCAAACCGTGCGGGAAGCTGTAATAGAGACGATCAAGCAAATGGCTATCCAGCTCATGGTCATGGTCATCATGAGCAGCAATGCCTTGCCAGAGCTTGTCGGTAATATCCTTAAGGCTGCAGGCGTCGACAAGCAAGGCCAAGCGATTGCGCAAGCCATTGTCATGGCCATCACCTTGCTAGCCGTTATCATCGCCATGGGCAAGATGAGCGGAGGCGGAGCTACACAAGGCGCGGATGAAGCCGCACAAACAACTACCCAGGCTGCAGAGGATTCCGTCAAGAGCTTTTCTCAGCGCGCGACTGAATTGCTTGAAAAAATCAAGGATATGCCAGGAGATTTTGCAAACAGTGTAAAAGAACAAGTAAAGGCTCTTAAAGAAATGTCAGGATTGTCCTATCTTAATGCTGCCGTTAAAACAGCCCCCTTGGCCGTTCAGGCTGGAGCCGGTATTGCTAACGGGGTCATGAATTTAAAAGTCCATGATTTGCTTCTCCAAATCGGAGACTTGCAAGCTGCCGAGGATCTATTAAAAGCTTTGATTGCAGCTTTGGAAAAACTGTTGAAGAATATTCAAACAGGAATGACCGACAGAGACGGATTTATTCAGCAGCTCCAACAGGTCTTTTCTCACATTTACAATGCAGCTACACAGTCATATGGTAAACTTTTCCAAGCTTTACAAGGTTAA
- a CDS encoding SycD/LcrH family type III secretion system chaperone → MDGNSVRQEVKTAMDNLGNIPPRAQKLVEEAAVKIKEQHLSAKEALNFTPAMMEEIYKYGFKQFQGGKYHEALKVFGFLRQLDVNQMRYSFAIAACHQYLKEYSDAAANYIICTYLDRFNPIPRFHLYDCFMKLNQPLSALRALNETIELAGLDSRYEELKAKAVLEHKAAEKIVKQYLRDNFETDPEAKKRKIEEDEEAK, encoded by the coding sequence ATGGACGGCAATAGCGTACGACAAGAAGTTAAAACTGCGATGGATAATCTAGGGAATATTCCACCCCGAGCCCAAAAGCTGGTTGAAGAAGCCGCAGTTAAAATTAAGGAACAGCATTTGTCGGCTAAAGAAGCTTTAAACTTTACTCCTGCAATGATGGAGGAGATTTATAAATATGGTTTTAAACAGTTTCAAGGAGGAAAATACCACGAAGCCCTTAAAGTTTTTGGTTTCCTACGACAGCTAGACGTTAATCAAATGCGCTATTCATTTGCTATTGCGGCTTGCCATCAATATCTTAAAGAATACTCGGATGCAGCTGCCAACTATATTATTTGTACCTATTTGGACCGCTTTAATCCCATCCCTCGTTTTCATTTATATGACTGTTTTATGAAATTAAATCAGCCTCTTTCTGCCCTGCGAGCTTTGAATGAGACAATTGAGCTCGCGGGGTTGGATTCTCGCTATGAAGAACTTAAGGCAAAGGCGGTTTTAGAGCATAAAGCTGCAGAAAAAATCGTCAAGCAATACTTAAGAGACAATTTCGAAACCGACCCCGAAGCAAAAAAGCGAAAAATAGAAGAGGATGAAGAGGCAAAATAA
- a CDS encoding type III secretion system chaperone, with protein sequence MLDALVRQLGQELEMEDLIVSPEPGHYTVPFDENIEVDLIQSPQSYLFKGVIGACPKNNLEAFLLKAMEANLFGRGTRGAAIGLNGEGNLLTLSLELDYNSSYKDFREKMEDFISVLDFWRKEALKHR encoded by the coding sequence ATGCTTGATGCGCTTGTCCGCCAATTAGGCCAAGAACTTGAAATGGAAGATCTGATTGTTTCACCTGAGCCAGGCCATTATACGGTTCCTTTTGATGAGAATATTGAAGTGGATCTTATCCAGTCCCCACAAAGTTATTTATTTAAAGGAGTAATAGGAGCCTGCCCTAAAAACAATCTCGAAGCTTTTTTGCTTAAAGCAATGGAGGCCAATCTATTTGGCCGAGGGACAAGAGGCGCAGCAATAGGGTTAAATGGTGAAGGGAATTTATTGACGCTTTCGCTAGAGCTGGATTACAATAGTTCTTATAAGGACTTTCGGGAAAAGATGGAAGACTTTATCAGCGTGTTAGATTTTTGGCGGAAAGAAGCATTGAAACACCGTTAA
- the sctD gene encoding type III secretion system inner membrane ring subunit SctD, which translates to MVARLVAEEGDLKGLILSLDNGDSWIIGRDPEECQLVIQDPLTSRKHLVARRTNEGILVENLSQTNPIQINEEEIGSQPRLLQQGDTVKIGNEIFRYYTDTSAHILDESLPSMIEDPTESDPAIERGPEPNSPLINGDKNSELEHPETQDQDVQDQEVEKQEAREEDKDHDTIFDDDANFLPLAEINFGIVETGRWLLKVIGGPNNGAEFYMQAGHSYILGTDPHSCDIVFHDTSVSRQHAKITVTAEDSLTIEDLKSRNGVLISGTPLEGKQTLSPSVIVTMGTTSFVVYDREGEMQTIISPLLPSIVKVLQQEETPKVEEVPPASQGEQEPISTHAPTAIPEPAPAQRHFGPLILLSIITGLFLLAGIGTFSLFKSEPIITHTQENATQLIQQAVDPFPAIRYSFNKSTGGLLLLGHVSTAADKNQLLYNLQGLKFIKFIDDTGIVIDEYVWQEVNSILANNPAWKGITIHSPAAGQFVLSGYLETRKQAEQLSDYISVNFPYLDLLKRQIVVEEDVVNQINVWLQDANLRNITAKMSNGEVTLTGNVPADRNTELNEIMTRIKGIPGVRIVNNFARTQAPEMGIINISNRYEITGQSRLGDKYTVVINGRILSSGDVLDGMTITQIKPNTVFLEKDGTKYRIDY; encoded by the coding sequence ATGGTTGCAAGACTAGTGGCAGAAGAAGGTGATCTTAAAGGGCTTATCCTCTCCTTGGATAATGGCGACAGCTGGATAATCGGACGCGATCCCGAGGAATGCCAACTTGTCATACAAGATCCTCTTACTTCGCGCAAGCATCTCGTTGCACGTCGCACAAACGAAGGCATTTTAGTTGAAAATTTAAGCCAAACCAACCCGATTCAAATCAACGAAGAGGAAATCGGCAGTCAACCCCGCCTTCTTCAGCAAGGAGATACGGTCAAAATTGGAAACGAAATTTTCCGCTATTACACCGATACGTCGGCCCATATCTTAGACGAAAGCTTGCCTTCCATGATTGAAGATCCGACAGAGTCCGATCCTGCCATTGAACGCGGCCCAGAGCCCAATTCTCCCCTTATTAATGGAGACAAAAATTCCGAACTAGAGCATCCGGAGACACAAGATCAAGATGTACAAGATCAAGAGGTTGAAAAGCAAGAAGCGAGAGAAGAAGATAAAGACCATGATACCATTTTTGATGACGATGCCAATTTTTTGCCTTTAGCGGAAATAAATTTTGGCATTGTCGAAACAGGACGCTGGCTCCTTAAAGTAATCGGAGGCCCTAATAATGGCGCTGAATTCTATATGCAAGCAGGCCATAGCTATATTCTGGGTACCGATCCTCATAGCTGCGATATTGTTTTTCATGATACAAGCGTTTCCCGCCAACATGCCAAAATCACTGTAACAGCTGAAGATTCCTTGACTATTGAAGATTTGAAAAGCCGAAATGGAGTATTAATTAGCGGAACTCCTCTAGAAGGCAAGCAAACGTTATCTCCAAGCGTTATCGTGACCATGGGAACGACCTCTTTTGTCGTTTATGACAGGGAAGGCGAAATGCAAACGATCATTTCCCCTCTTTTGCCCTCTATTGTCAAAGTGCTGCAGCAAGAAGAGACGCCAAAAGTTGAGGAAGTTCCACCTGCTTCACAAGGTGAACAGGAGCCGATTTCCACTCATGCCCCTACAGCTATTCCAGAGCCTGCACCGGCCCAACGCCACTTTGGCCCTTTAATTCTGCTCTCTATCATTACCGGCTTATTCCTTTTGGCAGGAATCGGAACGTTTTCGCTTTTTAAAAGTGAACCGATCATTACACATACGCAAGAAAATGCGACGCAACTTATCCAACAAGCAGTCGACCCATTCCCGGCGATTAGGTATTCTTTCAATAAAAGTACAGGCGGTCTATTGCTATTAGGACACGTTTCTACAGCTGCGGATAAGAATCAGCTTTTATATAATTTACAAGGATTGAAATTTATTAAATTCATTGACGATACGGGTATTGTCATCGATGAGTATGTCTGGCAGGAGGTTAATTCTATCTTAGCTAACAATCCTGCTTGGAAAGGCATTACCATTCACTCTCCCGCAGCTGGCCAGTTTGTTTTATCGGGATATTTAGAAACACGCAAGCAGGCCGAACAGCTATCCGATTATATCAGCGTCAATTTCCCTTATCTGGATCTCTTGAAAAGGCAAATTGTTGTGGAAGAAGATGTTGTCAACCAAATTAATGTCTGGCTGCAAGATGCCAATTTGCGCAATATCACAGCTAAAATGTCTAATGGGGAAGTGACTTTGACAGGCAACGTGCCAGCCGACCGCAACACGGAGCTTAACGAAATCATGACGCGCATTAAAGGTATTCCCGGCGTCCGAATTGTCAATAACTTTGCCCGCACTCAAGCGCCTGAAATGGGGATTATCAATATTTCCAACCGCTATGAAATTACGGGACAATCTCGATTAGGGGATAAATATACCGTTGTCATTAATGGACGCATCTTATCTTCAGGAGATGTCTTGGACGGAATGACAATTACTCAAATTAAGCCCAATACAGTTTTCTTAGAAAAAGATGGAACAAAATACCGTATCGATTATTAA
- a CDS encoding DUF5398 family protein, producing the protein MFGLESQKKKKPIEEFVFDLEKMLVNPEEHKKLREKIENRIQEVKKYLRSGENQEEFDRLGMLLHGYTSLLKVMSRFSSKK; encoded by the coding sequence ATGTTCGGTTTAGAAAGCCAAAAGAAAAAAAAGCCTATCGAAGAATTTGTCTTCGATCTGGAAAAAATGCTTGTTAATCCTGAAGAGCATAAAAAACTAAGAGAAAAAATTGAAAATCGCATTCAAGAGGTTAAGAAATACCTACGCTCGGGAGAAAACCAAGAAGAGTTTGACCGATTGGGCATGCTTCTTCATGGCTATACGTCTTTACTTAAAGTAATGTCCCGTTTTAGTTCTAAAAAATAA
- a CDS encoding tetratricopeptide repeat protein has translation MDQETIQNFKEDFSLLIEAGFVAVKQLDETSATRIFHAAQALSPNNTAPQIGLGYIALNKLEIKEATRIFESVVQVEPENHLAQTFLGMCFLLTKGKHKKGEKIIQEAMEKTTDPTIKNLGAISLEWAEKDLSKKNKAPFFAQQTQPSESED, from the coding sequence ATGGATCAAGAAACAATACAAAATTTTAAGGAAGATTTTTCTTTACTTATCGAGGCAGGATTTGTAGCAGTTAAACAACTTGATGAAACAAGCGCGACGCGCATTTTTCACGCTGCACAAGCATTAAGCCCTAACAATACTGCCCCACAAATTGGTCTGGGCTATATTGCCTTGAATAAACTGGAAATCAAAGAGGCCACTCGCATTTTTGAGTCGGTGGTTCAAGTTGAACCCGAAAACCACTTAGCCCAAACATTCCTCGGCATGTGTTTCTTATTGACAAAAGGCAAACACAAAAAAGGAGAGAAAATTATTCAAGAGGCCATGGAAAAAACAACCGATCCTACGATTAAAAATCTAGGAGCCATCTCTCTTGAATGGGCAGAGAAAGATCTCTCCAAAAAGAACAAAGCTCCCTTCTTTGCTCAGCAGACCCAGCCGTCTGAAAGTGAAGATTAA
- a CDS encoding galactosyltransferase-related protein, which translates to MALIIPYRDREEHLQTFLQIFPPRLKTLCPQIEYAIFVIEQKNEKSFNRGKLLNVGFSLLKDQFDYFCFHDVDMLPTYADYSYPSIPTHLAADVSQFRQWKGKGLAYSNYFGGVVLFNKKDFITINGYSNHYWGYGIEDDDLLVRVVEHGLKWTRRPGVYESLFHPPTGGTLEHKANKARFLSILKGQEADSSGLSDLEFIVKDEKIFETHKLYQVDI; encoded by the coding sequence ATGGCTCTTATTATTCCTTACCGAGACCGCGAAGAGCATTTGCAAACATTTTTGCAAATCTTTCCTCCAAGATTGAAAACTCTTTGCCCTCAAATCGAATATGCCATTTTTGTTATCGAACAAAAAAATGAGAAATCTTTTAACCGCGGCAAATTGCTGAATGTGGGGTTTTCCCTTCTTAAAGATCAATTCGATTATTTTTGTTTTCATGATGTGGATATGCTACCCACCTACGCCGATTATTCCTATCCCTCCATTCCCACCCATTTAGCGGCGGACGTAAGTCAATTTAGGCAATGGAAGGGCAAAGGCCTTGCCTATTCTAATTACTTTGGCGGAGTCGTCCTGTTCAATAAGAAGGACTTTATAACAATTAATGGCTATTCCAATCATTATTGGGGATATGGCATTGAAGATGACGATTTGCTCGTCAGAGTAGTGGAACATGGACTGAAATGGACGAGACGTCCTGGCGTATATGAAAGCCTTTTCCATCCTCCTACAGGCGGAACACTTGAACATAAAGCCAATAAAGCCCGTTTTCTGAGCATCTTAAAAGGGCAAGAAGCGGATTCTTCCGGCCTTTCTGATCTCGAATTTATTGTCAAGGATGAAAAAATCTTCGAAACCCATAAGCTTTATCAAGTAGATATTTAA
- a CDS encoding DUF5407 domain-containing protein yields the protein MGTPAGQNTTGGGPNTQFQGNYVEQGFKVDFLISIVNDATVSAKRKLEILKARRSSISIADMFDMQMLMNHLSQLSEMSTAVVSASNSAISSMARNVKG from the coding sequence ATGGGCACGCCCGCCGGACAAAACACTACAGGTGGTGGACCTAATACACAATTTCAGGGTAACTATGTAGAACAAGGCTTTAAAGTCGACTTTCTGATTAGCATTGTCAACGATGCAACTGTCAGTGCGAAAAGAAAGTTGGAAATCTTAAAAGCCAGACGTAGTTCGATCAGTATTGCTGATATGTTTGATATGCAAATGCTGATGAACCACCTTTCTCAGTTATCAGAAATGTCAACGGCTGTTGTAAGTGCATCTAACTCAGCAATTTCATCAATGGCTCGTAACGTTAAAGGATAA